One part of the Lotus japonicus ecotype B-129 chromosome 2, LjGifu_v1.2 genome encodes these proteins:
- the LOC130739143 gene encoding replication factor A protein 1-like has product MESVYHNVAELRSGKQHWRIMVKVIRIWYSQGFATSKLPLSLELVLMDDKGTKIHASIKKTLMYKFEKLLVEGKVYSVSSFVLVDSSGEYKTTRHNYKICFMYNTEVRPMDQFPIDAFPYSFVPLADLLAPTYDSSFLIDVIGILTGVGVEREIVTNGKKSKMNVIEIDSAGVRVECALFGAYVDELANFLGGGELNNPVVIIQFAKVKSFQGHNSLQNVHGTTKILFDPDLPMADVLKTSFLEANESASHSVSQLSDSKTVSGEDDFLVLTISKSIADLREIKKDCVCVVYGTILPLEEGVDWWYTACRCSRKVYADERMFFCEGCNRHVLAVYPRYRLQVRVEDNSGSANFILFDKEATALVGKTCSEMVDACDKNDNGMGIPVELTSFVGRSALFKIEVKNFQGQRFDRSRFETSYRVKRVCTDQSIIEQFKTLQLDNSVGASSSRLLLTPQSTLNPEAVKHEELAKDLLEDFAVVSNEKATQTEESLEGPANQPAMSLESPAIDLAGNTQDIISPKRSPSPENDGVLVLTGRKKKVFPKMRK; this is encoded by the exons ATGGAGTCTGTTTACCATAATGTTGCTGAGCTTCGTTCTGGGAAGCAACATTGGAGGATTATGGTGAAGGTGATCCGGATTTGGTACAGCCAAGGGTTTGCCACATCGAAGTTGCCCCTTTCTCTTGAGCTTGTCCTGATGGATGATAAG GGTACCAAGATCCATGCCAGTATTAAAAAGACTCTGATGTACAAGTTTGAGAAGTTACTGGTTGAGGGGAAGGTTTACAGTGTGTCCTCATTTGTGTTAGTGGATAGTAGTGGGGAGTATAAAACTACACGTCATAATTACAAGATATGTTTCATGTATAACACTGAAGTGCGCCCAATGGACCAGTTTCCTATTGATGCGTTCCCCTACAGCTTTGTTCCTCTAGCTGACCTTTTAGCTCCTACCTATGATTCCTCTTTCCTAATTG ATGTGATTGGCATTCTAACCGGCGTTGGAGTTGAGAGGGAGATTGTTACTAATGGGAAGAAATCAAAGATGAATGTGATTGAGATTGATTCTGCAGG GGTCAGGGTTGAGTGCGCCCTATTCGGAGCTTATGTTGATGAGCTTGCTAATTTTCTTGGCGGTGGTGAACTCAACAACCCTGTCGTGATCATACAGTTTGCTAAAGTCAAATCCTTTCAGGGGCACAACAGCCTTCAAAATGTTCATGGGACTACTAAAATTCTGTTTGACCCAGATCTACCAATGGCTGATGTTTTGAAAACCAG TTTTTTGGAAGCCAATGAAAGTGCATCGCACTCTGTTAGCCAATTGTCTGATTCCAAAACCGTTTCTGGCGAGGATGATTTCCTGGTTCTGACAATTAGCAAGTCTATTGCTGATTTGAGGGAAATCAAGAAG GATTGTGTCTGTGTTGTGTATGGTACCATTCTTCCTCTTGAAGAAGGTGTTGATTGGTGGTACACTGCCTGTAGATGTAGCCGCAAGGTGTATGCTGATGAAAGGATGTTTTTCTGTGAGGGATGTAACCGTCACGTGCTGGCCGTCTATCCTAG GTATCGTCTTCAAGTCAGGGTGGAAGATAATTCTGGCAGTGCAAACTTTATCCTCTTTGATAAAGAAGCCACTGCACTGGTTGGGAAAACTTGCTCTGAAATGGTTGATGCTTGTGACAAG AATGATAATGGGATGGGGATTCCTGTTGAATTAACTAGCTTTGTTGGGAGATCTGCTCTTTTCAAGATTGAGGTTAAAAATTTCCAAGGTCAGAGGTTTGACAGGTCCAGATTTGAGACTTCATATCGTGTAAAGCGTGTCTGCACTGATCAATCGATTATTGAGCAGTTCAAAACATTGCAGTTAGATAACAGT GTTGGTGCCTCTTCAAGTCGTTTGCTGCTCACCCCTCAGTCTACTCTGAATCCAGAAGCTGTGAAGCATGAGGAATTAGCGAAG GATTTGTTGGAAGACTTTGCTGTTGTGTCCAATGAGAAAGCCACCCAAACTGAAGAATCTTTGGAAGGTCCTGCGAATCAACCTGCTATGTCATTGGAATCTCCAGCGATTGATCTAGCTGGAAATACTCAAGACATCATCAGTCCTAAGAGGAGTCCTTCACCTGAGAACGATGGTGTGTTGGTTTTGACGGGCAGGAAGAAGAAGGTGTTTCCAAAGATGAGGAAGTAG